GTGCTCGCGCACGGGTACCATGGCCCTGCCCCGCTCGCCGATCAAGtcgacctggtcgagcCCGAGCGACCGCGAGGAGCAAGAGACGGACGCGTTCGACGCGACGATGCTCCCGCCTGGATAGACTGTGAATAGAATCGCATGTGGAGGTCTGACCACGACGACGCCATGCCCAGGGCGCAGTTTACGCCGTTTGTGTCGCAGGTCAGCCCATCGTTCTGGAATACGCTCTCGGCGCTGAAGCTGAATGAGTACCAGCTGAATGACCAGCTGATCTGCGCACATGCCGAGTACATTCCGTCCAAGACGATCCTCGACCGTGTCACGGGGTCGGAGCTGGGGTCGGGGTGCCGCATCCGACTGCAAGGCGACGGGATCTGTGCGGAAGAGGggctggcggcgcgcgagaaGGAGTAGGTTGTTGAGCTGACCTAGTGCAAAGTCGCCGCGTGTGTACGGCTATGTAAAAAACTTTAATACGCTGCAAGAATTCAAGGACGCCGACAAGCAGGCGTACTTTTACCAGGTGGTCGAcgaggtacgtcgcgcacaCCTCACACAGATCTGGGGCGCAATCACAGGAGACGCGTCGGAAAAAAGACTCGCGACAGTCAACGATCCCAACTGCTTCTTGCTGCTCACGTACGCGGACCTCAAGTCGTACAAGTACTACTACTGGTTCGCCTTCCCTGCGCTCTTGACACATGCCCCGGGCTGGACGATCGAGGGGGGGGACGAGGCGTGGCAGCCGGCGCACCACCACCTCTCGCAGCCGATGCTCATTGCGCTCATGTCGGTGCTGCACGAGACGCCGGggacgacggcgtgctTCGTCtcgcacctcgacgaggagtcGGTATGGTTTTGGCCGCTCGACCAAGGCGCCGCGTACCTCGAGCAGACACCAGAGGACAAGCGCCTCTTGCTGTTTGTCGACCCTTCGCCCCATACGCAGTACCCTGGGTGGCCGCTACGCAACATGCTCACCTGTATCCACGTGCGGCTGCAGCTCAGCACGATCCGCGTGCTGTGTTGGCGCGACCTCTTTGAGGCggaccgcgcgctgctcacAGATACAAGCAAGGCGCCGTACCCTTGGAAGAGCGTCATTGGTACGCTCTCGCTCCATGCGCCGAACGACGGACTGGCGTGGCATGGACACAATACAGCGCTTGCCGCACGCCCGCATGCCCCGCTTCCGGACGCGGTGGGCTGGGAACGCAACTCGCAAGGGCGCCTCGCACCAAAGCtcgtctcgctcggcgccatGCTCGATCCACGCTacctcgccgaccgcgccgtGGATTTGAATTTAAAGCTCATGCGGTGGCGTGTCATGCCGGATCTCGCGCTCGAAACGATCCAGAGCGCGGATACGCTGCTGATTGGCGCAGGCACGCTGGGGTGCAatgtcgcgcgcacgctgcttgGATGGGGCGTGCGCAAAATCTCATTCGTCGACAGCGGCCGCGTCTCGTACTCGAATCCGGTGCGGCAGTCGCTCTACGAGTTTGAAGACTGCCTGAACGGCGGCAAGCCCAaagcgcacgcggccgccgacgcttTGCGGCGCATCTTTCCCGGCGTCCAGGCCGAAGGgcaccagctcgcggtgcCGATGCCGGGCCACCCCATCCCGCCTgcatcgcgcgcatcgacgctcgacgcaatcacccagctcgagcagctcgtggccgcgcacgacgtcATCTTTTTGCTGACCGActcgcgcgaggcacgcTGGCTGCCGACACTCctgggcgcgtcgcgcaacAAGCTCGTGATCaatgcggcgctgggcTACGACTCGTACGTTGTCatgcgccacggcgcgtACTCCAGCAAGGCCGTGACGCCGCGGGCGGGATGCTACTTTTGCAACGACGTCGTCGCACCGGTCGACTCGCTGTCGAACCGCACGCTGGACCAGATGTGCACCGTGACGCGCCCCGGGCTCGCTGGCATCGCCGGCGCGACCGCCGTGGAGCTCATGGTGTccgtgctgcagcaccctctgggcgccgcggcgcctgcaccggcgcctCAGCGCCCGGGTATGGCACAGAGCGACGTGCAGGaccgcaccgagctcggcatcgtCCCGCACCAGGTGCGCGGCTACCTCGCCGACTTTACCACGCTCACCGTCTCGAATTATGCGTTTGAGCAGTGCaccgcgtgctcgccgtcggtcaTCGAAGCGTACGAGAAAGAGGGACATGACATGATCTGTGCCGCGTGCAACGACTCGGACTACTTGGAGCATGTATCGCACTTGGACGAACTCAAACGAAAAACGGACGCCttggagctcgagctggactggagcgacgaggaggccgagGGAATTCAGTAGCTACGCACGGCTGCGTTTcggacgccggcgcacggtcggcTGGCTGGCGCTTCATTAGATAGGGAACGTACGAAAGGTCCATGGGCTCATCGGTACTCTTGGCGCTCGCATAGACGTCCGCCACGGCGTGCACCAGCGCATCGTGGTCCGACTGCTTTTGGTGGGCGGAACGTgcgcggtcgtcgtgcagcgatgcgatgcgctcgtcgagcgtgtgaAGCGCATCGTCTGCACGCTGCGACCATGCAGtcagctcggcaaggagcggcgcaagcgcgtcgtggCCATCGTGCGTCGTAtgcggcacgtcgcgcgccgtcaCCGAGTCGACATGGAATTCTTGCGCCATGCCGTCCAGGCGGCCGGCAAAGAGCGACTGGTAGATCCCGTCAATGATCAGATCCTCGAGGATGCGGGTCGTGCTCGCGTCCGTAGTCGCCTCAAGGCCCAGCGCAGACTCCATATCGCTGTACGAgaggacgcggcgggcgtCGGCCAGCGAGACGATCGTGAGCTGCCGCAGCTTGGcggcctgctgcggcgTCAGCGCTGGATATATATTCGGGTTAGCAGCATAGTCCTGCCAGGTGCCTGTCGCAAAGAGGCACAGCAGGCGGTAGTAAGGCGCACTCGGGTCGTGCTCCGCCAGCTGGGTCAGTCGGAcgacgtacggcgcggATCGCAGGCGTagcgagcagctcgccaaagaCGCTAATGCTTGGATCCTCTGTAGCTTGTATTATAAGCTGGACACCTTGATCCGGTGCGCATCCCTGCGcccggtcgacgagcagcgctcgggcagcgcctcCATCGTGCATGGTCCAAGCGACGAAATGGGCCAATTCGACTACCTCCACTAAGTCGACGTTTCGCTATAGaacgaggagcggcgcgagtacggcgtgcggcggccgtcgctcAGCCGCCTTTCTGGCAGGActgagcggcggcgcgactgCACAAAGAAATCGTCCGGGTGCTggcacgccgcgacggcCTTGCGCATGTGGCTCGTGAGAAAGGTGAGGCCGAACTGGAAGGAAGCATTCATCCAGCCGAATCCCTCGCGCGGCACAAAGTGGAAGTCGGTGCCTTGGTTGCCGTACTCGGCGTTGACCAGGTGCGACAGGGCGACCGCGTCAAACTTTTCGGGCACCACGCCGTTAAAGTCGACAAACGCCGTGACAAGCATATAGAGCCAGCGGTaggcgaggcggcgcgcatcctcCATGTATCCGTACTTTTCCAGGGCGACCCACGCGAGGATCTGGTGGGGCGGCCAGGCGAACGGATAGTCCCACTGGCGGTTCGgacgcgcgagcgagaTGGGGCCGCGCGACTCTTCGGTGCCGGGCACGAGGCCGCCGGTCACCTCAAACTTGGGCAGCGACTTGCGCACCATGCGTTCGGCCTGCTCGGGCGACGCCATGCCGGACCACATCGTCCAAAAGGTCGTGACACTTTCGTACAGGCTCTGCTCTTTGAGCGCGAGGTCATAATCAAAGTACATGCCGCTGCCTTCGTTCCAGCAGTACTGGTCGACCTGCTCCTTGCGGaaggccgcgcgcgcgagccattcggcgctgcgctgcggcgtcgcgcgtgcatggcgctcgtcgtgctgcCCGAGCGCAGGCGGAAGGGGGCCGTGCAGCACAAAGtcttcctcgagctcgaggcaaTCGTCAAACACTTCGCGGATCACCACGGCAATGTCGGACTCGTATTTGTATAGCAGTGCGTTCAAATCCACCGTCGCCATGTTCGCACaccgccgctcgaggcggtaGGACGTGTCGTGCCCActctcgcgcacggcgcgatCATGCTTAAAGtactcgtcgagctcgggctCGTTCACTTGACTGCTGTTGTACTTGCGTGTGAATTCGTTCACACTGCACCCGTACTTTTCAGCATAGGGGCGCAGGACACTGGTGAAGTGCGTCGGCTCCGTCTCGGGGGGAACGCCAAGACCTTCGGGGAGATAGCGCGACAGGCCCGTCCCAGGGTCGAAGCGGGGGCTGTTCATCCACACCGTGTGGTACTCCTTGATCGCGGCGCAgatcgcgcggcgcaaaaAGTCGACGTTCTCCGCCTCCGCGGCCTCGCGTGCGGCAGGCTCGGCCGTGCTCTTGCTCAGCTCTTCCTTCTTCTTCTCGTAGACTCGAATGGCATAGTCGGTGAGGAACGGCGGTTGCGAGCGCAGTAGATAGTACGAGCGGTTGCCGTTCAGGATCTTGCCATAGTGCTTGATCTCAAAGATAAAGTGCTCCacggcgccttgcgcgaggTCGATGCGGTTGTCCTCCAAGAGGCCCAGCGCAATAAAGTAGCTGTCCCAGTTGTACAGCTCGTTGAAGCGCGCACCGGGCACCACAAACGGAATGCCTTGCATGTCCATCAGGCCATTCGTAGGATCGAGGCGCGGGCGCATCGCGATCGCAAGCAGGCCGGGGCGGGGGTTCAAGCTGCGCATGTACTCGGGCGTAATCTCTTCAgggagctcctcgacgtgcagctTGAGCGCAggacgctcgcgcgcagtGCGGCGGTAGTACTCGAGCATGTCCGTCTCTTTGGCAGGCACGTAAATGATCTGCTGGTTGCTCGATGAGTTGCCTTTGGTGTCGGTGAGGATCTTTTCGAGTCCATCGGCAtcgatgcggcgcgtgaGATTGTCCCAGAACGTGTCGCGGATCATGCGCGAAAGGCGCTCGATCGGGTTCTCGGCaagacgcgcctcgtcgataATCACGCGCTTCTCGCCACGGTCCTGGGCAATCGCCAGCTCCTGGAGCAGGTTGGACAGCATATAGGTaccgcgcacctcgacgctctTGTACCCGTTGCTggccagcgtgccgagcgacacAGACTTGGGACCGCTGTCGGTAATGCTGATATGGTTATCGCCGTCTGTATCTTCTTGCGCCAATACATGCTGCATCATTGGCTCGACATCGACAATAAACTGACGCATAAGCGGCTTCTCGATCGTCTCTGCATCATGGCTCATGCGGCGCGGCTGGATaatgcgctcctcgtcgagcttggACGGGCGCCGCTTCTGCTGGCGCATACTATAAGTGCGGCGCATGCCGGGGTGCTGCAGGGggtcgagacgctgctgcATGGGCGACGCTGGCTCAAGGTCCACAGCAGAATCGACATCCTGCAATCCAGTCTGGTGCTGACCAGGGCCATtggcctcgccgaggagctgcgaCTCCACCAGCGTCTCCAGTTCCGGGCCGACACTCATGGTACAGGGGCGGCGGTGTTGGGGAAGGCCGATATCTCCACATGTAGAGCGAGGTCCGTGTGGGGCAAATCTAGGCAACTACTGAGCGCACCGCAGCGTGCTTTGGAGCGCTGCGACACCTGCACGCACGCCATCAATGACATAGGTACGTGCGTCGACCACCTCGCGAATCCACTCTTCCATTGCGGCCATACCTGCGCACCCCAGCACAACCGTACGCACTTTCTGCTCGCCTTGCACGAGCCGCCTGGTAGCTTCCTGGACCTTGTTCTTGACGAGGTCTTgatcggcgtcgtgcagctcggtcGCGTTGAGTCCAGTGgtctcgacgccggcgaATATGGGTGTGCGAAAAGGCGCCGAGTCGTTTGCGCCTGacgccgacgtcggtgtcgcgccgagcatcTCGCCGATCCGCGCGCCGATCAAGTGTTCCCATACCTTTCCTGTGGATACGACGCCAAAGGCTTCCTTGGAC
This region of Malassezia japonica chromosome 8, complete sequence genomic DNA includes:
- the ATG7 gene encoding dCMP deaminase (COG:H; EggNog:ENOG503NW0M): MPRAQFTPFVSQVSPSFWNTLSALKLNEYQLNDQLICAHAEYIPSKTILDRVTGSELGSGCRIRLQGDGICAEEGLAAREKDAKSPRVYGYVKNFNTLQEFKDADKQAYFYQVVDEIWGAITGDASEKRLATVNDPNCFLLLTYADLKSYKYYYWFAFPALLTHAPGWTIEGGDEAWQPAHHHLSQPMLIALMSVLHETPGTTACFVSHLDEESVWFWPLDQGAAYLEQTPEDKRLLLFVDPSPHTQYPGWPLRNMLTCIHVRLQLSTIRVLCWRDLFEADRALLTDTSKAPYPWKSVIGTLSLHAPNDGLAWHGHNTALAARPHAPLPDAVGWERNSQGRLAPKLVSLGAMLDPRYLADRAVDLNLKLMRWRVMPDLALETIQSADTLLIGAGTLGCNVARTLLGWGVRKISFVDSGRVSYSNPVRQSLYEFEDCLNGGKPKAHAAADALRRIFPGVQAEGHQLAVPMPGHPIPPASRASTLDAITQLEQLVAAHDVIFLLTDSREARWLPTLLGASRNKLVINAALGYDSYVVMRHGAYSSKAVTPRAGCYFCNDVVAPVDSLSNRTLDQMCTVTRPGLAGIAGATAVELMVSVLQHPLGAAAPAPAPQRPGMAQSDVQDRTELGIVPHQVRGYLADFTTLTVSNYAFEQCTACSPSVIEAYEKEGHDMICAACNDSDYLEHVSHLDELKRKTDALELELDWSDEEAEGIQ
- a CDS encoding uncharacterized protein (COG:O; COG:T; EggNog:ENOG503P0UE), which translates into the protein MEALPERCSSTGRRDAHRIKVISVFGELLATPAIRALAEHDPSAPYYRLLCLFATGTWQDYAANPNIYPALTPQQAAKLRQLTIVSLADARRVLSYSDMESALGLEATTDASTTRILEDLIIDGIYQSLFAGRLDGMAQEFHVDSVTARDVPHTTHDGHDALAPLLAELTAWSQRADDALHTLDERIASLHDDRARSAHQKQSDHDALVHAVADVYASAKSTDEPMDLSRA
- the NTH1 gene encoding alpha,alpha-trehalase (EggNog:ENOG503NXP5; CAZy:GH37; BUSCO:EOG09260TWS; COG:G) gives rise to the protein MSVGPELETLVESQLLGEANGPGQHQTGLQDVDSAVDLEPASPMQQRLDPLQHPGMRRTYSMRQQKRRPSKLDEERIIQPRRMSHDAETIEKPLMRQFIVDVEPMMQHVLAQEDTDGDNHISITDSGPKSVSLGTLASNGYKSVEVRGTYMLSNLLQELAIAQDRGEKRVIIDEARLAENPIERLSRMIRDTFWDNLTRRIDADGLEKILTDTKGNSSSNQQIIYVPAKETDMLEYYRRTARERPALKLHVEELPEEITPEYMRSLNPRPGLLAIAMRPRLDPTNGLMDMQGIPFVVPGARFNELYNWDSYFIALGLLEDNRIDLAQGAVEHFIFEIKHYGKILNGNRSYYLLRSQPPFLTDYAIRVYEKKKEELSKSTAEPAAREAAEAENVDFLRRAICAAIKEYHTVWMNSPRFDPGTGLSRYLPEGLGVPPETEPTHFTSVLRPYAEKYGCSVNEFTRKYNSSQVNEPELDEYFKHDRAVRESGHDTSYRLERRCANMATVDLNALLYKYESDIAVVIREVFDDCLELEEDFVLHGPLPPALGQHDERHARATPQRSAEWLARAAFRKEQVDQYCWNEGSGMYFDYDLALKEQSLYESVTTFWTMWSGMASPEQAERMVRKSLPKFEVTGGLVPGTEESRGPISLARPNRQWDYPFAWPPHQILAWVALEKYGYMEDARRLAYRWLYMLVTAFVDFNGVVPEKFDAVALSHLVNAEYGNQGTDFHFVPREGFGWMNASFQFGLTFLTSHMRKAVAACQHPDDFFVQSRRRSVLPERRLSDGRRTPYSRRSSFYSETST
- a CDS encoding uncharacterized protein (EggNog:ENOG503Q3WI; COG:E), encoding MAPIRILIVNPNTTQSMTDALRPLIDRLGYNDTEYTYWTAPEGPPSINNGTDCQESMVKSLPHLVPLLAAHDAVLVACYSPHPLVDALRAEITKRSDRFPKPVIGILEASVTAALNVLESKEAFGVVSTGKVWEHLIGARIGEMLGATPTSASGANDSAPFRTPIFAGVETTGLNATELHDADQDLVKNKVQEATRRLVQGEQKVRTVVLGCAGMAAMEEWIREVVDARTYVIDGVRAGVAALQSTLRCAQ